From Pseudomonas sp. G.S.17, the proteins below share one genomic window:
- a CDS encoding helix-turn-helix domain-containing GNAT family N-acetyltransferase codes for MVRELGFMRATLAATGYPPSSVHTIVEIGSRETLTSSELVELLGLEKSSVSRMVRKLIEAGEIEEIPHEDDARSKKLRLTAQGKKTLRAIDAFATKQVDAAMSHLTGEQRQTVSEGIGNYAAALQAHRCGTELASTPLSIARGYRPGVIGRIVQMHADYYASHSGFGQPFESLIAANMAELMGRLHNPRNEVWVALDGQRIVGSIAIDGEGEGGEAILRCFILDDSARGKGAGKRLLAEALKFCDEHGFCATRLWTFRGLDAARKLYEDFGFKLVQEQEGHQWGARVTEQCFVRSGPAS; via the coding sequence ATGGTGCGAGAGCTGGGCTTCATGCGCGCCACGCTGGCTGCGACGGGTTATCCGCCGTCGTCGGTACACACCATAGTGGAGATAGGGAGTCGGGAAACGCTGACTTCGAGCGAACTTGTTGAGCTTCTGGGGCTGGAAAAATCCAGCGTCAGCCGGATGGTCCGCAAGCTCATCGAAGCTGGCGAGATCGAAGAAATCCCCCACGAGGATGATGCGCGCTCCAAGAAACTACGGCTCACAGCGCAGGGCAAAAAGACCTTGCGAGCCATTGATGCGTTCGCTACCAAACAGGTAGACGCGGCCATGTCTCACCTGACGGGTGAGCAGCGGCAGACAGTGAGTGAGGGCATCGGCAACTATGCGGCTGCCTTGCAAGCGCATCGGTGCGGTACCGAGCTGGCCTCGACGCCGTTGAGCATTGCCCGAGGTTACCGTCCTGGCGTCATCGGTCGCATCGTGCAAATGCATGCCGACTACTACGCAAGCCATTCCGGTTTTGGCCAGCCGTTTGAAAGTCTGATCGCAGCGAATATGGCTGAACTGATGGGGCGTTTGCACAATCCACGCAACGAGGTTTGGGTCGCTCTGGATGGCCAGCGAATTGTCGGTTCTATCGCTATCGACGGCGAAGGAGAGGGCGGCGAAGCGATTCTGCGCTGCTTCATTCTTGATGATTCAGCGCGAGGCAAAGGCGCAGGCAAACGCTTGCTGGCCGAAGCGCTGAAGTTCTGTGACGAGCATGGCTTTTGTGCAACCAGGCTCTGGACGTTCCGGGGCCTTGATGCCGCTCGTAAACTCTATGAGGACTTCGGTTTCAAGTTAGTGCAGGAGCAAGAAGGGCATCAATGGGGCGCGCGGGTCACGGAGCAGTGTTTTGTACGATCCGGTCCTGCGTCCTGA
- a CDS encoding LysR family transcriptional regulator, with translation MDKLLALKMFVETVRCGGYSSAARKLGISTSSVTRQVAALENELGASLLNRTTRTTSVTVAGQNYFEKAVAILDAIDEADAVVTDRGSAVQGRLRVSVPVEFGRRIIAPHLGRLLDRHPGLEISLALSDEVTDLLSEQIDVSVRLGSAVVSDDIVAKRLGDFQRWLVASPEYLTRAGLPRHPRDLSEHQCLRMDYRSGHPNWTFQGDEQVIRVKVQGRLQSNNADILREAALAGGGVALLADWLVCDDVGEGRLTRVLEQYEVNPGTASTCINALYLPNHRGSSRINVFIEFLKEILAP, from the coding sequence ATGGATAAGTTGCTGGCGCTGAAAATGTTCGTCGAAACCGTACGCTGTGGTGGTTATTCGTCAGCGGCGCGCAAGCTCGGCATCTCCACTTCTTCAGTGACGCGGCAGGTGGCGGCGCTGGAAAACGAGTTGGGCGCGAGCCTGCTCAACCGCACCACACGCACTACGAGCGTCACGGTAGCGGGGCAGAACTATTTCGAAAAAGCAGTGGCGATCCTCGACGCCATCGATGAAGCCGATGCTGTGGTTACCGACCGTGGCAGCGCAGTCCAGGGGCGTTTGCGGGTTAGCGTTCCGGTGGAATTCGGCCGGCGAATCATCGCTCCCCATTTGGGTAGATTGCTTGATCGTCATCCTGGCCTGGAGATCAGCCTCGCTCTGAGCGACGAGGTCACTGACCTGCTCAGCGAGCAAATCGATGTGTCAGTACGTCTCGGCTCAGCGGTCGTCAGTGATGACATCGTCGCCAAGCGGTTGGGTGATTTCCAGCGTTGGCTGGTGGCGAGTCCCGAATACCTGACGCGTGCCGGACTGCCGCGACACCCGCGTGATCTGTCGGAGCATCAGTGCCTGCGTATGGATTACCGCAGCGGACACCCCAACTGGACGTTCCAGGGCGATGAGCAAGTCATTCGCGTGAAGGTGCAGGGGCGGCTGCAAAGCAATAATGCCGACATTCTGCGCGAGGCGGCGCTGGCTGGCGGCGGCGTGGCGCTGTTGGCTGATTGGCTGGTGTGTGACGACGTTGGTGAAGGTCGACTGACCCGCGTGCTGGAGCAATACGAGGTTAACCCTGGCACTGCAAGTACCTGCATCAACGCGCTGTATCTACCCAATCATCGCGGTTCCAGTCGGATCAATGTGTTCATAGAATTTCTCAAGGAAATACTCGCTCCCTGA
- a CDS encoding MFS transporter yields MNDASLSIANQTPDGALPTIAAGRSFYLSVSEVVAIGQVSEVLFMLLLPLFIQRFGIKIALLVGMLAWALRYLLFAYGNNADLVFMLFTGIALHGICYDFFFVSGQIYTDAKATECFRSSAQGLITLATYGLGMLIGFWVAGQVTDHYALAPGHDWKSIWLFLAAFALAIFFCFSLAFQGRQPVAQSTH; encoded by the coding sequence GTGAATGATGCCAGCTTATCGATAGCGAACCAAACCCCTGATGGCGCGCTCCCGACAATCGCAGCCGGGAGATCCTTCTATCTCAGCGTCTCAGAGGTCGTGGCCATCGGGCAGGTTTCCGAAGTGCTGTTCATGCTTCTTCTGCCGCTGTTCATTCAACGTTTCGGCATCAAGATCGCGCTGCTGGTGGGGATGCTGGCGTGGGCCTTGCGCTACCTGTTGTTCGCCTACGGCAACAATGCTGATCTGGTGTTCATGCTGTTCACCGGCATCGCGCTGCACGGCATTTGCTACGACTTCTTCTTCGTTTCAGGCCAGATCTACACGGATGCCAAAGCCACGGAGTGCTTCAGAAGTTCGGCTCAGGGCCTGATCACGCTGGCTACTTACGGCTTGGGCATGTTGATTGGTTTCTGGGTGGCGGGGCAGGTGACCGATCACTACGCCTTGGCGCCAGGCCACGACTGGAAAAGCATCTGGTTGTTTCTGGCAGCGTTTGCCCTGGCGATCTTTTTCTGTTTTTCGCTGGCGTTCCAGGGCCGGCAGCCGGTCGCGCAATCGACTCACTGA
- a CDS encoding DUF2986 domain-containing protein, whose product MNRRKKIQQLLKAHAKKASAKLAPAGKSKYVSKADRLKLADEPSQDEVIS is encoded by the coding sequence ATGAACCGTCGCAAAAAGATCCAGCAGCTATTGAAGGCGCATGCCAAAAAGGCCAGTGCCAAACTGGCACCGGCAGGCAAGTCTAAATACGTCAGTAAAGCTGATCGGTTGAAACTGGCGGATGAGCCCAGTCAAGACGAAGTCATTTCCTGA
- a CDS encoding MerR family transcriptional regulator: MLEPSHNDELPPIPGKRYFTIGEVSELCAVKPHVLRYWEQEFPQLNPVKRRGNRRYYQREDVLMIRQIRGLLYEQGFTIGGARLRMTNGDTEDDTQQYKQLLRQMIVELEDVLVVLAN; this comes from the coding sequence ATGCTGGAACCAAGTCATAACGACGAGCTACCGCCCATTCCAGGCAAACGTTACTTCACTATTGGTGAGGTCAGCGAGCTCTGCGCGGTAAAACCGCACGTTTTGCGCTATTGGGAGCAGGAGTTTCCTCAGCTAAACCCGGTCAAGCGCCGCGGAAACCGCAGGTATTATCAACGCGAAGACGTGCTGATGATCCGGCAGATTCGCGGTTTGCTCTATGAGCAAGGCTTTACCATCGGTGGCGCTCGCTTGCGGATGACCAACGGTGACACTGAAGACGACACCCAGCAGTACAAGCAATTGTTGCGGCAGATGATTGTCGAACTGGAAGATGTTCTGGTGGTGCTGGCTAACTAG
- the ihfA gene encoding integration host factor subunit alpha encodes MGALTKAEMAERLYEELGLNKREAKELVELFFEEIRHALEDNEQVKLSGFGNFDLRDKRQRPGRNPKTGEEIPITARRVVTFRPGQKLKARVEAYAGTKS; translated from the coding sequence ATGGGGGCTCTGACGAAAGCTGAGATGGCCGAACGTCTGTACGAAGAGCTGGGCCTGAATAAACGAGAAGCCAAGGAATTGGTTGAGCTGTTCTTTGAGGAAATCAGGCACGCTCTGGAAGATAACGAGCAGGTGAAATTGTCCGGATTCGGCAATTTCGACCTGCGCGATAAACGCCAGCGGCCTGGTCGAAATCCAAAGACCGGGGAAGAAATTCCGATTACGGCTCGCCGTGTGGTTACTTTCCGTCCGGGGCAGAAGTTGAAGGCCCGAGTTGAGGCTTATGCTGGAACCAAGTCATAA
- the pheT gene encoding phenylalanine--tRNA ligase subunit beta: MKFSEQWLRGWVSPQVSRDELVARLSMAGLEVDSVTQAAGEFSGVIVGEVLSTEQHPDADKLRVCQVSNGSETFQVVCGAPNVRPGLKIPFAMIGAELPGDFKIKKAKLRGVESNGMLCSQSELQVGEGNDGLMELPADAPVGEDFRVYLELDDASIEVDLTPNRGDCLSVAGLAREVGALYAAEVTVPQVVAVAVAHDEVRPVEVLAPTACPRYLGRVIRNVDLSRPTPLWMVERLRRSDVRSIDAAVDITNYVMLELGQPLHAFDLAEINGGIRVRMAEEGEKLVLLDGQEVSLRADTLVIADHQRALAIAGVMGGEHSGVSAKTRDIFLESAFFDQIAVAGKARSYGLHTDASHRYERGVDWQLARKAMERATGLLLEITGGEAGPVIEAVSEKDLPSIAPVTLRADRIEQMLGMPMDSAEVERLLTGLGLEISSEVGGQWQVEVPSHRFDISLEVDLIEELARLYGYNRLPVRYPQARLAPQAKAEARSNLPELRRLLVARGYQEAITYSFIDPKQFELFSPGVEPLLLANPISNDMAAMRASLWPGLVKSLQHNLNRQQDRVRLFESGLRFVGQLQGLKQEPMLAGVVCGSRLPEGWAQGRDVVDFFDVKADVEAVLGFAGALDSFTFVPGKHPALHPGQTARIERDGREVGYVGAIHPELSKTLGLDRPVFVFELVLAEVALGKMPKFQELSRFPEVRRDLALLADEGVAASAVLEVIRENAGEWLTDLRLFDVYQGKGIDPHRKSLAVGLTWQHPSRTLNDDEVNAATHKILTSLEERLNATLRK, translated from the coding sequence ATGAAATTCAGTGAACAATGGTTGCGCGGCTGGGTAAGCCCGCAAGTTTCCCGCGACGAGCTGGTTGCTCGTCTGTCGATGGCTGGCCTCGAAGTCGATAGCGTCACTCAGGCTGCTGGTGAATTCAGCGGCGTGATCGTCGGCGAGGTGCTGAGCACCGAACAACACCCCGATGCTGACAAACTGCGTGTTTGCCAGGTCAGCAATGGTTCGGAAACCTTTCAGGTGGTCTGCGGCGCGCCCAACGTGCGTCCGGGCCTGAAGATTCCGTTCGCCATGATCGGCGCCGAATTGCCCGGCGACTTCAAGATCAAGAAAGCCAAGCTGCGTGGCGTTGAGTCCAACGGCATGTTGTGCTCCCAGTCCGAGTTGCAAGTGGGCGAGGGCAATGATGGCCTGATGGAGTTGCCTGCTGACGCGCCGGTTGGTGAGGATTTCCGTGTCTACCTCGAACTGGACGATGCCAGTATCGAAGTCGACCTGACCCCCAACCGTGGCGATTGCCTGTCCGTGGCCGGTCTGGCTCGTGAAGTCGGTGCGCTATACGCCGCCGAAGTCACCGTGCCGCAGGTTGTTGCTGTTGCTGTGGCTCATGATGAAGTGCGCCCGGTAGAAGTGCTGGCACCGACCGCTTGCCCGCGTTACCTGGGCCGGGTGATTCGTAACGTCGATCTGTCACGTCCGACTCCGTTGTGGATGGTTGAGCGCTTGCGTCGTTCAGACGTGCGCAGCATCGACGCGGCCGTCGATATTACCAACTACGTCATGCTCGAACTGGGTCAACCGCTGCACGCGTTCGACCTGGCTGAAATAAACGGCGGCATTCGCGTGCGCATGGCGGAAGAGGGCGAGAAGCTCGTTCTGCTGGATGGCCAGGAAGTCAGCCTGCGTGCCGACACCCTGGTCATCGCTGACCATCAGCGTGCATTGGCCATTGCTGGCGTGATGGGTGGCGAGCACAGCGGTGTTTCCGCCAAGACTCGCGACATCTTCCTTGAAAGCGCATTTTTCGATCAGATCGCAGTCGCTGGCAAAGCCCGCTCCTATGGCCTGCACACTGATGCTTCGCACCGCTACGAGCGTGGCGTGGACTGGCAGTTGGCGCGCAAGGCCATGGAACGCGCAACCGGCCTGCTGCTGGAAATCACCGGCGGTGAAGCCGGGCCGGTAATCGAAGCGGTCAGCGAGAAAGACCTGCCATCGATTGCCCCGGTAACATTGCGTGCCGACCGTATTGAACAAATGCTTGGCATGCCAATGGACTCGGCAGAAGTCGAGCGCCTGCTGACAGGATTGGGCCTGGAAATTTCATCAGAAGTCGGTGGGCAATGGCAGGTCGAAGTACCAAGCCATCGCTTCGATATCTCGCTTGAAGTCGACCTGATCGAAGAGCTGGCGCGTCTTTACGGCTACAACCGCCTGCCGGTTCGCTACCCGCAAGCGCGTCTGGCGCCGCAAGCCAAGGCCGAAGCCCGCAGCAATCTGCCTGAACTGCGTCGCCTGCTGGTGGCTCGTGGTTATCAGGAAGCAATCACTTACAGCTTCATCGATCCGAAACAATTCGAGCTGTTCAGCCCAGGCGTCGAGCCACTGTTGCTGGCCAATCCGATCTCCAACGACATGGCGGCGATGCGTGCTTCGCTGTGGCCGGGTCTGGTCAAGTCCTTGCAACATAACCTCAATCGCCAACAGGATCGGGTTCGTTTGTTCGAAAGCGGTCTGCGTTTTGTCGGTCAGCTGCAAGGTCTGAAACAAGAGCCGATGCTCGCCGGTGTGGTCTGCGGCAGCCGTCTGCCGGAAGGCTGGGCGCAGGGTCGCGACGTGGTCGACTTCTTCGACGTCAAGGCAGACGTTGAAGCGGTGCTCGGTTTTGCCGGTGCATTGGATTCGTTCACCTTCGTGCCGGGTAAACACCCAGCGTTGCACCCTGGGCAGACTGCGCGCATCGAGCGTGATGGTCGTGAAGTGGGCTATGTCGGCGCCATCCATCCTGAATTGTCGAAAACCCTCGGCCTTGATCGTCCGGTCTTTGTTTTCGAGCTGGTTCTGGCTGAAGTGGCACTCGGAAAAATGCCTAAATTCCAGGAGTTATCGCGCTTTCCTGAAGTGCGTCGTGACCTGGCATTGCTGGCAGACGAAGGCGTTGCAGCCAGCGCAGTTCTGGAGGTTATTCGTGAAAATGCAGGCGAATGGCTCACAGACCTCAGGTTATTTGACGTTTACCAAGGTAAAGGCATTGATCCGCATAGAAAAAGCCTTGCAGTCGGCTTGACCTGGCAGCATCCATCGCGCACTCTTAATGACGATGAGGTAAATGCGGCGACGCACAAAATCCTCACCTCTCTCGAGGAACGGTTAAACGCCACGTTAAGGAAGTAG
- the pheS gene encoding phenylalanine--tRNA ligase subunit alpha, translating to MENLDALVSQALEAVHSAEDINALEQIRVHYLGKKGELTQVMKTLGSLPAEERPQVGALINVAKERVTEVLNARKASFEEADLAARLAAESIDVTLPGRGQTSGGLHPVTRTLERIEQFFTHIGYGIAEGPEVEDDYHNFEALNIPGHHPARSMHDTFYFNANMLLRTHTSPVQVRTMEAQKPPIRIVCPGRVYRSDSDITHSPMFHQVEGLLVDRDINFADLKGTIEEFLRVFFEKELAVRFRPSYFPFTEPSAEVDMECVMCSGKGCRVCKQTGWLEVMGCGMVHPNVLRMSGIDPEEFSGFAFGMGVERLAMLRYGVNDLRLFFDNDLRFLAQFR from the coding sequence ATGGAAAACCTGGACGCGCTGGTCTCTCAAGCACTTGAGGCTGTGCATAGCGCCGAAGATATCAATGCCCTGGAGCAAATCCGGGTCCACTACCTTGGCAAAAAAGGTGAATTGACTCAGGTGATGAAGACCCTGGGAAGTTTGCCGGCAGAAGAGCGTCCGCAAGTCGGTGCGTTGATCAACGTTGCCAAGGAGCGTGTCACAGAGGTTCTCAATGCCCGCAAGGCGTCGTTCGAGGAGGCGGATCTTGCTGCCAGACTCGCCGCCGAGTCCATTGACGTGACCCTGCCTGGCCGCGGACAGACCTCCGGTGGTCTGCATCCCGTTACCCGTACTCTGGAACGCATCGAACAATTCTTCACCCACATTGGCTATGGCATCGCCGAAGGCCCTGAGGTGGAAGACGATTATCACAACTTCGAAGCGCTCAACATCCCAGGCCATCACCCGGCCCGTTCGATGCACGACACCTTCTATTTCAACGCAAACATGCTGTTGCGCACCCATACCTCGCCGGTTCAGGTCCGCACCATGGAAGCGCAGAAGCCGCCGATCCGCATCGTCTGCCCTGGCCGTGTGTACCGTAGCGACTCTGATATTACCCATTCGCCGATGTTCCATCAGGTCGAAGGCCTGTTGGTCGATCGCGACATCAACTTCGCTGACCTCAAAGGCACCATCGAAGAGTTCCTGCGCGTGTTCTTCGAAAAAGAGCTGGCGGTGCGTTTCCGCCCTTCGTACTTCCCGTTCACCGAGCCATCCGCTGAAGTCGATATGGAATGCGTGATGTGCAGCGGTAAAGGCTGCCGTGTCTGCAAACAGACTGGCTGGCTGGAAGTCATGGGCTGCGGCATGGTTCATCCGAACGTGCTGCGCATGTCCGGCATTGACCCGGAAGAGTTCTCGGGCTTTGCCTTCGGCATGGGCGTTGAGCGTCTGGCCATGCTGCGTTACGGCGTGAACGACTTGCGTCTGTTCTTCGATAACGACTTGCGGTTCCTTGCGCAATTTCGCTAG
- the rplT gene encoding 50S ribosomal protein L20 — protein MARVKRGVIARKRHKKILKLAKGYYGARSRVFRVAKQAVIKAGQYAYRDRRQKKRQFRALWIARINAGARINGLSYSRFIAGLKKASIEIDRKVLADLAVNEKAAFAAIVEKAKATLA, from the coding sequence ATGGCTCGTGTAAAGCGTGGCGTCATTGCCCGTAAGCGTCACAAAAAAATTCTGAAACTTGCTAAAGGCTACTACGGCGCGCGTTCACGCGTATTCCGTGTTGCCAAGCAAGCGGTAATCAAGGCAGGCCAATACGCCTACCGTGACCGTCGTCAGAAAAAACGTCAGTTCCGCGCTCTGTGGATCGCTCGTATCAACGCTGGTGCACGTATCAACGGTCTGTCCTACAGCCGTTTCATTGCCGGCCTGAAAAAAGCGTCCATCGAGATCGACCGTAAGGTTCTGGCTGATCTGGCAGTGAACGAAAAAGCGGCGTTTGCTGCGATTGTCGAGAAAGCTAAAGCCACCTTGGCCTAA
- the rpmI gene encoding 50S ribosomal protein L35: MPKMKTKSGAAKRFLKTANGIKHKHAFKSHILTKMSTKRKRQLRGSSLLHPSDVAKVKRMLRLC; this comes from the coding sequence ATGCCAAAGATGAAGACTAAAAGTGGTGCAGCTAAGCGGTTTTTGAAAACTGCTAACGGCATCAAGCACAAACACGCTTTCAAGAGCCACATTCTGACCAAAATGTCGACTAAGCGTAAGCGTCAACTGCGCGGTAGCAGCTTGCTGCATCCGTCTGACGTTGCAAAAGTCAAGCGCATGCTGCGCCTTTGCTGA
- the infC gene encoding translation initiation factor IF-3, whose translation MTIKREMRQDKRAAPKAPINENISAREVRLIGAEGEQLGIVSIEDALLKAEEAKLDLVEISADAVPPVCKLMDYGKSIFEKKKQVAAAKKNQKQIQVKEIKFRPGTEEGDYQVKLRNLVRFLSDGDRAKVSLRFRGREMAHQELGMELLKRVEADLLEYGAVEQHPKMEGRQLIMVIAPKKKK comes from the coding sequence ATTACTATTAAGCGTGAAATGAGACAAGATAAACGAGCTGCACCGAAGGCCCCGATCAACGAGAATATCTCGGCACGTGAGGTTCGTTTAATTGGGGCTGAGGGTGAACAGCTTGGGATTGTGTCAATTGAAGACGCGCTTCTTAAGGCTGAAGAGGCCAAACTGGATCTGGTGGAAATTTCCGCCGATGCAGTACCACCTGTCTGCAAGCTGATGGACTACGGCAAATCGATCTTCGAGAAGAAGAAACAGGTTGCCGCTGCCAAGAAAAACCAGAAGCAGATCCAGGTTAAAGAAATCAAGTTTCGTCCAGGGACGGAGGAAGGGGATTACCAGGTAAAACTGCGCAACCTGGTACGTTTCCTGAGTGATGGGGACAGGGCCAAGGTATCCTTGCGATTCCGCGGCCGTGAGATGGCCCACCAGGAGCTGGGCATGGAGCTGTTGAAGCGGGTTGAAGCTGACCTTCTCGAATACGGCGCCGTGGAGCAGCATCCTAAGATGGAAGGACGCCAGCTTATTATGGTCATCGCCCCGAAAAAGAAGAAATAA
- the thrS gene encoding threonine--tRNA ligase has product MPTITLPDGSQRSFDHPVSVAEVALSIGAGLAKATIAGKVDGQLVDASDLIENDATLQIITPKDQEGLEIIRHSCAHLVGHAVKQLYPTARMVIGPVIDDGFYYDIAYERPFTPDDMAAIEQRMQQLIEKDYDVIKKVTPRAEVIEVFTARHEDYKLRLVEDMPEQQTMGLYYHEEYVDMCRGPHVPNTRFLKSFKLTKLSGAYWRGDAKNEQLQRVYGTAWADKKQLAAYIQRIEEAEKRDHRKIGKRLGLFHTQEEAPGMVFWHPQGWTLYQVLEQYMRKVQRENGYLEIKTPQVVDRSLWEKSGHWANYAENMFTTESENRDYAIKPMNCPCHVQVFNQGLKSYRELPLRLAEFGACHRNEPSGALHGIMRVRAFTQDDAHIFCTEEQMQAESAAFIKLTLDVYADFGFKDIELKLSTRPEKRVGSDDLWDRAESALAAALDSAGLPYDLQPGEGAFYGPKIEFSLKDCLGRVWQCGTLQLDFNLPIRLGAEYVSENNDRKHPVMLHRAILGSFERFIGILIEHYEGAFPAWLAPTQAVIMNITDKQADFALEVEKTLSESGFRAKSDLRNEKIGFKIREHTLLKVPYLLVIGDREVEMQTVAVRTREGADLGSMPVAQFAEFLAQAVSRRGRHDSE; this is encoded by the coding sequence ATGCCCACCATTACTCTTCCCGATGGCAGTCAACGTTCTTTCGATCACCCGGTTTCCGTAGCTGAGGTTGCTCTGTCAATTGGAGCAGGTCTTGCCAAGGCCACCATTGCCGGCAAGGTTGACGGTCAGCTGGTCGATGCCAGTGATCTGATCGAAAACGACGCAACGCTGCAAATCATCACGCCCAAGGATCAGGAAGGCCTGGAGATCATCCGCCATTCCTGCGCTCACCTTGTCGGCCACGCAGTCAAGCAGCTGTATCCGACCGCCAGAATGGTGATCGGCCCGGTCATCGATGACGGCTTCTATTACGATATTGCCTATGAGCGCCCGTTCACGCCTGATGACATGGCGGCGATCGAGCAGCGCATGCAGCAATTGATCGAAAAAGACTACGACGTCATCAAGAAGGTCACGCCGCGTGCCGAAGTGATCGAGGTGTTCACCGCCCGTCACGAAGACTACAAGCTGCGACTGGTCGAAGACATGCCCGAGCAACAGACCATGGGCCTGTATTACCACGAAGAATACGTCGACATGTGCCGCGGTCCGCACGTGCCGAATACTCGTTTCCTCAAATCGTTCAAGCTGACCAAGCTGTCCGGCGCCTACTGGCGCGGCGATGCGAAAAACGAGCAACTGCAACGTGTCTACGGCACTGCGTGGGCTGACAAGAAACAACTGGCTGCTTATATCCAGCGGATCGAAGAAGCCGAAAAACGCGATCACCGTAAGATCGGCAAACGCCTGGGCCTGTTTCACACCCAGGAAGAAGCGCCGGGCATGGTCTTTTGGCACCCTCAGGGCTGGACTCTGTATCAAGTGCTCGAGCAGTACATGCGCAAAGTGCAGCGCGAGAATGGCTACCTGGAGATCAAGACCCCGCAGGTGGTTGATCGCTCCCTGTGGGAGAAATCCGGGCACTGGGCCAACTACGCCGAGAACATGTTCACCACTGAGTCCGAAAACCGCGACTACGCCATTAAGCCGATGAACTGCCCATGCCACGTGCAGGTGTTCAATCAGGGCCTGAAGAGCTACCGTGAGTTGCCGCTGCGTCTGGCCGAGTTTGGTGCCTGCCACCGTAACGAGCCGTCCGGCGCGCTGCACGGCATCATGCGCGTGCGCGCCTTCACCCAGGACGATGCCCACATCTTCTGTACCGAAGAGCAGATGCAGGCAGAATCGGCAGCGTTCATCAAGCTGACCCTGGACGTGTATGCGGACTTCGGCTTCAAGGACATCGAGCTCAAGCTCTCGACTCGCCCTGAAAAGCGTGTCGGTTCCGACGATTTGTGGGATCGCGCCGAGAGCGCATTGGCCGCAGCACTGGACAGTGCGGGCCTGCCTTACGACCTGCAACCGGGTGAAGGCGCGTTCTACGGTCCGAAAATCGAATTTTCGTTGAAAGATTGTCTCGGTCGTGTGTGGCAATGCGGTACATTGCAGCTCGATTTCAACCTGCCTATCCGGTTGGGTGCCGAGTACGTCTCGGAAAACAACGATCGCAAGCATCCGGTCATGTTGCACCGTGCAATTCTCGGATCCTTCGAGCGTTTCATCGGGATTTTGATCGAGCATTACGAAGGTGCATTTCCAGCCTGGCTGGCTCCTACTCAAGCAGTGATCATGAATATCACTGACAAACAGGCAGATTTTGCCCTTGAAGTAGAAAAAACTCTGTCTGAAAGCGGGTTTCGTGCCAAGTCCGACTTGAGAAATGAAAAGATCGGCTTTAAAATCCGCGAGCATACTTTGCTCAAGGTTCCTTATCTTTTGGTTATCGGAGATCGGGAAGTCGAAATGCAAACTGTCGCTGTGCGTACACGTGAAGGTGCTGACCTTGGCTCGATGCCGGTCGCCCAATTCGCTGAGTTCCTCGCACAAGCGGTTTCCCGGCGTGGTCGCCATGATTCGGAGTAA
- a CDS encoding cold-shock protein: protein MSNRQTGTVKWFNDEKGFGFITPQGGGDDLFVHFKAIESDGFKSLKEGQTVSFVAEKGQKGMQAAQVRAE, encoded by the coding sequence ATGTCTAATCGCCAAACCGGCACCGTCAAATGGTTCAACGATGAAAAAGGCTTCGGCTTTATCACTCCACAGGGTGGCGGTGACGACCTGTTCGTACACTTCAAAGCTATCGAAAGCGACGGTTTCAAAAGCCTGAAAGAAGGCCAGACCGTTTCGTTCGTGGCAGAGAAAGGCCAAAAGGGCATGCAAGCAGCTCAGGTTCGCGCGGAGTAA
- a CDS encoding I78 family peptidase inhibitor, translating to MPWKSASLGLVVAASLLAGCSSNPESNSSESSPSAPVAAAAGTRCDAAAAQFAIGQQASAALLAQAKSKAGAQDARFIGPNDMVTLEYRSDRVNLNTEAGGKVARVNCG from the coding sequence ATGCCGTGGAAGTCCGCATCACTGGGTTTGGTTGTCGCTGCATCGTTGCTGGCAGGTTGCAGCAGCAATCCTGAATCAAACTCGTCCGAATCAAGTCCATCCGCGCCGGTTGCCGCAGCGGCTGGTACTCGCTGTGATGCCGCCGCTGCCCAGTTCGCCATTGGCCAGCAGGCCTCTGCCGCGTTGTTGGCTCAAGCCAAGAGCAAGGCCGGTGCGCAAGACGCGCGGTTCATTGGCCCTAACGACATGGTCACCCTGGAATACCGCTCTGACCGCGTCAATCTCAACACCGAAGCGGGCGGCAAGGTCGCTCGGGTCAACTGCGGCTGA